A part of Streptomyces sp. NBC_00557 genomic DNA contains:
- a CDS encoding polyprenyl synthetase family protein produces MPDRQPAAGPRTPGTATRGETVPTVPPASTPAPRAAVDVTALLERGRTLATPVLRAAVDRLAPPMDTVAAYHFGWIDAAGNPADGDGGKAVRPALAVLSAEVTGAAPEVGIPGAVAVELVHNFSLLHDDLMDGDEQRRHRDTVWKVHGPAQAILVGDALFALANEVLLELGTVEAGRATRRLTTATRALIDGQAQDISYEHRDRVSVEECLEMEGNKTGALLAASSSIGAVLGGADDATADALERYGHHLGLAFQAVDDLLGIWGDPEATGKQTWSDLRQRKKSLPVVAALAAGGPASEQLGEMLAADAKSSDFENFSEEEFAARAALIEQAGGRDWTAEEARRQHTIAIEALDAVDMPDRVRESFTALADFVVVRKR; encoded by the coding sequence ATGCCCGATCGGCAGCCCGCGGCAGGCCCCCGCACCCCCGGTACCGCAACAAGAGGAGAGACTGTGCCCACTGTGCCCCCGGCCTCGACGCCCGCCCCACGGGCCGCGGTGGACGTGACCGCGCTGCTGGAGCGCGGCCGGACCCTGGCCACTCCGGTCCTGCGTGCGGCCGTCGACCGGCTGGCGCCTCCGATGGACACCGTCGCCGCCTACCACTTCGGCTGGATCGACGCCGCCGGCAACCCGGCCGACGGCGACGGCGGCAAGGCCGTGCGCCCCGCGCTCGCCGTGCTCTCCGCCGAGGTCACCGGCGCCGCGCCCGAGGTGGGCATCCCGGGCGCCGTGGCCGTCGAACTCGTCCACAACTTCTCGCTGCTGCACGACGACCTGATGGACGGCGACGAGCAGCGCCGGCACCGCGACACCGTCTGGAAGGTGCACGGCCCCGCCCAGGCCATCCTGGTCGGCGACGCCCTGTTCGCCCTGGCCAACGAGGTCCTGCTGGAACTCGGCACCGTCGAGGCGGGCCGCGCCACCCGCCGGCTCACCACCGCCACCCGCGCCCTGATCGACGGTCAGGCCCAGGACATCTCCTACGAGCACCGCGACCGCGTCAGCGTCGAGGAGTGCCTGGAGATGGAGGGCAACAAGACCGGCGCGCTGCTCGCCGCGTCCAGCTCCATCGGCGCGGTCCTCGGCGGCGCGGACGACGCCACCGCCGACGCGCTGGAGCGCTACGGCCACCACCTGGGCCTCGCCTTCCAGGCCGTCGACGACCTGCTCGGCATCTGGGGCGACCCGGAGGCCACCGGCAAGCAGACCTGGAGCGACCTGCGCCAGCGCAAGAAGTCCCTGCCGGTCGTCGCCGCGCTCGCGGCCGGCGGCCCCGCCTCCGAGCAGCTCGGCGAGATGCTCGCCGCGGACGCCAAGAGCAGCGACTTCGAGAACTTCTCGGAGGAGGAGTTCGCGGCCCGCGCGGCCCTCATCGAGCAGGCCGGCGGCCGCGACTGGACGGCCGAGGAAGCGCGCCGTCAGCACACCATCGCCATCGAAGCCCTCGACGCCGTCGACATGCCCGACCGGGTGCGGGAGTCCTTCACGGCGCTCGCCGACTTCGTCGTCGTACGAAAGAGATGA
- the hpnD gene encoding presqualene diphosphate synthase HpnD: MIRTVDSPSHVSAPVLAAYSYCETVTGQQARNFAYGIRLLPTPKRRAMSALYAFSRRVDDIGDGDLADEVKLKRLEDTRALLARVRADEVEEDDTDPVAVALAHAARAFPIPLGGLDELIDGVQMDVRGETYETWDDLKVYCRCVAGVIGRLSLGVFGTEPGARGAERAPEYADTLGLALQLTNILRDVREDAAGGRTYLPADDLAKFGCSAGFDGPTPPEGSDFAGLVHFEVRRARALFAEGYQLLPMLDRRSGACVAAMAGIYRRLLDRIERDPEAVLRGRVSLPGREKAYVAVRGLSGLDARHVTRHVSPRSLRRRA, from the coding sequence GTGATCCGGACCGTGGATTCTCCGTCGCACGTGTCCGCACCGGTACTCGCCGCCTACAGCTACTGCGAAACCGTCACCGGGCAGCAGGCGCGCAACTTCGCCTACGGCATCCGCCTGCTGCCCACGCCCAAGCGCCGCGCCATGTCGGCGCTGTACGCGTTCTCCCGGCGCGTGGACGACATCGGCGACGGCGACCTGGCCGACGAGGTGAAGCTGAAGCGGCTCGAGGACACCAGGGCGCTGCTCGCCCGGGTCCGCGCGGACGAGGTCGAGGAGGACGACACCGATCCGGTCGCCGTCGCCCTCGCCCATGCCGCACGCGCCTTCCCGATCCCGCTCGGCGGCCTCGACGAGCTGATCGACGGCGTCCAGATGGACGTGCGCGGCGAGACCTACGAGACCTGGGACGACCTGAAGGTGTACTGCCGGTGCGTGGCCGGCGTCATCGGCCGGCTCTCGCTCGGCGTCTTCGGCACCGAACCGGGAGCGCGCGGCGCCGAGCGCGCACCCGAGTACGCCGACACCCTCGGCCTCGCCCTGCAGCTGACCAACATCCTCAGGGACGTCCGCGAGGACGCGGCCGGCGGCCGTACCTACCTGCCCGCCGACGACCTCGCCAAGTTCGGCTGTTCGGCCGGGTTCGACGGGCCGACCCCGCCGGAGGGCTCCGACTTCGCGGGCCTCGTGCACTTCGAAGTGCGACGGGCCCGCGCCCTCTTCGCCGAGGGCTACCAGCTGCTCCCCATGCTCGACCGGCGCAGCGGCGCCTGCGTGGCCGCCATGGCCGGCATCTACCGCCGGCTGCTGGACCGCATCGAACGCGACCCCGAGGCGGTGCTGCGCGGCCGGGTCTCGCTGCCCGGACGCGAGAAGGCGTACGTCGCCGTACGCGGTCTGTCCGGTTTGGACGCCCGGCATGTGACCCGCCATGTCTCCCCCCGTTCCCTCAGGAGGCGCGCCTGA
- a CDS encoding DUF6380 family protein has protein sequence MEHGEPGDMRQATLHCGVASLTATAERAPFNLHARHVRKDAP, from the coding sequence ATGGAACACGGCGAACCAGGAGACATGCGGCAGGCAACCCTCCACTGCGGCGTGGCGTCCCTGACTGCGACGGCGGAGCGTGCACCGTTCAACCTGCACGCTCGGCACGTACGGAAGGACGCACCATGA
- a CDS encoding ABC transporter permease, translated as MSHTTHDGGVAVSAIPSPDEGLTAAQLAAKYGLAVSGARPSLPSYVRQLWGRRHFILAFSQAKLTAQYSQAKLGQLWQVATPLLNAGVYYFIFGVILHASRGLSQDVYIPFLVTGVFVFTFTQSSVMSGVRAISGNLGLVRALHFPRASLPISFSLQQLQQLLFSMIVMFVVAIGFGSYPSPAWLLIVPVLLLQFLFNTGLALIVARMGAKTPDLAQLMPFVLRTWMYTSGVMFSINKMMEGRSEIAVRLLQVNPAAVYMDLMRYALIDGYGASNLPPHVWAIALFWAVVVFAGGFVYFWKAEERYGRG; from the coding sequence GTGAGTCACACAACGCATGACGGCGGGGTCGCGGTGAGCGCGATACCGTCGCCCGACGAGGGGCTGACGGCGGCGCAGCTGGCCGCCAAGTACGGGCTCGCCGTGAGCGGCGCCCGCCCCTCCCTGCCCAGTTACGTCCGCCAGCTGTGGGGGCGGCGCCACTTCATCCTCGCCTTCTCGCAGGCGAAGCTGACGGCGCAGTACAGCCAGGCCAAGCTCGGCCAGCTGTGGCAGGTGGCGACGCCGCTGCTGAACGCGGGCGTGTACTACTTCATCTTCGGCGTGATCCTGCACGCGAGCCGCGGCCTGTCCCAGGACGTCTACATCCCGTTCCTGGTCACGGGCGTGTTCGTGTTCACGTTCACGCAGAGCTCGGTGATGTCCGGGGTCCGCGCGATCTCCGGCAACCTGGGGCTGGTGCGGGCCCTGCACTTCCCGCGTGCCTCGCTGCCCATCTCGTTCTCGCTGCAGCAGCTCCAGCAGCTGCTGTTCTCGATGATCGTGATGTTCGTCGTGGCGATCGGCTTCGGCAGCTACCCGAGCCCCGCCTGGCTGCTCATCGTGCCGGTCCTGCTGCTGCAGTTCCTGTTCAACACCGGGCTCGCGCTGATCGTGGCCCGGATGGGCGCCAAGACCCCGGACCTCGCCCAGCTGATGCCGTTCGTCCTGCGCACCTGGATGTACACCTCGGGTGTCATGTTCTCCATCAACAAGATGATGGAGGGCCGCTCCGAGATCGCGGTCCGGCTGCTCCAGGTCAACCCGGCCGCGGTCTACATGGACCTGATGCGCTACGCCCTGATCGACGGCTACGGCGCCTCGAACCTGCCGCCGCACGTGTGGGCCATCGCGCTGTTCTGGGCCGTCGTCGTCTTCGCCGGCGGGTTCGTGTACTTCTGGAAGGCGGAGGAGCGGTACGGCCGTGGCTGA
- the hpnE gene encoding hydroxysqualene dehydroxylase HpnE, whose amino-acid sequence MSDGSRPAQAHGTAGAESAAGRRAVVVGGGLAGITAALALADAGVRVTLLEGRPRLGGLAFSFQRGDLTVDNGQHVYLRCCTAYRWFLDRIEGAALAPLQDRLDVPVVDAAKPEGRRLGRLRRDPLPVPLHLGRSLAAYPHLSFAERAAVGRAALALKGLDLADPALDTQDFGSWLAAHGQSARAVEALWDLVGVATLNAVASDASLGLAAMVFKTGLLSDPGAADIGWARVPLGELHDRLARKALDSAGVRTEVRTRVTSVSTNGNGGWSVQVPGESLEADAVVLAVPQREAHGLLPPGALDAPERLLAIGTAPILNVHVVYDRRVLARPFFAALGTPVQWVFDRTEASGLTEGQYLALSQSAAQAEIDLPVSELRERYLPELERLIPGTRGAVVRDFFVTRERTATFAPAPGVGRLRPGARTKAPGLYLAGAWTATGWPATMESAVRSGVSAADAALGALGRPRPRHLFEFEEAA is encoded by the coding sequence ATGAGCGACGGCTCGCGCCCCGCACAGGCGCACGGCACCGCCGGAGCAGAGAGCGCCGCGGGCCGCCGCGCCGTCGTGGTCGGCGGCGGGCTCGCCGGTATCACCGCGGCGCTCGCGCTCGCCGACGCCGGCGTCCGCGTCACCCTGCTCGAAGGCAGGCCCAGGCTGGGCGGCCTCGCCTTCTCCTTCCAGCGCGGCGACCTGACCGTCGACAACGGCCAGCACGTGTACCTGCGCTGCTGCACCGCCTACCGCTGGTTCCTCGACCGGATCGAGGGCGCGGCACTGGCACCGCTGCAGGACCGCCTGGACGTGCCCGTCGTCGACGCCGCCAAGCCCGAGGGCAGACGGCTCGGCCGGCTGCGGCGCGACCCGCTGCCCGTCCCCCTCCATCTGGGGCGCAGCCTGGCCGCTTATCCGCACCTCTCGTTCGCCGAGCGCGCCGCCGTCGGGCGTGCCGCGCTCGCGCTGAAGGGGCTCGACCTCGCCGATCCGGCCCTGGACACCCAGGACTTCGGCAGCTGGCTGGCCGCGCACGGCCAGTCGGCGCGCGCCGTCGAGGCCCTGTGGGACCTGGTCGGGGTCGCCACCCTCAACGCGGTCGCCTCCGACGCCTCGCTGGGGCTCGCCGCGATGGTGTTCAAGACCGGTCTGCTGTCCGACCCGGGCGCGGCCGACATCGGCTGGGCCCGCGTCCCGCTGGGCGAACTGCACGACCGGCTGGCCCGCAAGGCGCTCGACTCCGCGGGCGTGCGCACCGAAGTCCGTACACGCGTCACCTCCGTCTCTACCAACGGAAACGGCGGCTGGAGCGTTCAGGTTCCCGGCGAGAGCCTGGAAGCGGACGCCGTCGTCCTCGCCGTACCCCAGCGCGAGGCCCACGGCCTGCTGCCGCCCGGCGCCCTCGACGCCCCCGAGCGGCTGCTCGCGATCGGCACCGCGCCGATCCTCAACGTCCATGTCGTCTACGACCGCAGGGTGCTCGCGCGGCCCTTCTTCGCGGCCCTGGGCACCCCCGTGCAGTGGGTGTTCGACCGCACCGAGGCCTCCGGACTGACCGAGGGCCAGTACCTGGCGCTGTCCCAGTCGGCCGCCCAGGCCGAGATCGACCTGCCGGTCTCCGAGCTCCGCGAGCGCTACCTGCCGGAGCTGGAACGGCTGATTCCGGGTACCCGCGGCGCCGTGGTGAGGGACTTCTTCGTGACCCGGGAGCGCACGGCCACGTTCGCCCCCGCCCCCGGCGTCGGACGGCTGCGGCCCGGCGCCCGCACCAAGGCCCCCGGCCTGTACCTGGCCGGAGCGTGGACCGCCACCGGGTGGCCCGCGACCATGGAGAGTGCGGTCCGCAGCGGAGTGAGCGCGGCCGACGCCGCCCTCGGCGCCCTGGGCCGGCCCCGCCCCCGCCACCTCTTCGAGTTCGAGGAGGCGGCCTGA
- the shc gene encoding squalene--hopene cyclase, with protein sequence MTATTDGSTGATVPSRAAAASDTTLTTPETAGVQQAAARAARRATDFLLARQDAQGWWKGDLETNVTMDAEDLLLRQFLGIRDERTTQAAAKFIRGEQREDGTWATFYGGPGELSTTVEAYVALRLAGDAPDAPHMAKASAWIRERGGIAASRVFTRIWLALFGWWKWEDLPELPPELIYFPTWFPLNIYDFGCWARQTIVPLTIVSAKRPVRPAPFALDELHTDPANPSPPQPLAPVASWDGLFQRLDKVVRGYRKVAVRRLRRAAMNSAARWIIERQENDGCWGGIQPPAVYSIIALHLLGYDLQHPVLREGLASLDRFAVWREDGARMIEACQSPVWDTCLATIALVDAGLPADHPQLVKAADWMLGEEIVRPGDWAVRRPQLPPGGWAFEFHNDNYPDIDDTAEVSLALRRVRHHDPERVDKAIGRAVRWNLGMQSKNGAWGAFDVDNTSPFPNRLPFCDFGEVIDPPSADVTAHVVEMLAAEGLAHDPRTRRGIDWLLAEQEPDGSWFGRWGVNYIYGTGSVVPALTAAGLPGSHPAIRRAVAWLERVQNDDGGWGEDLRSYKYVKEWSGRGASTASQTAWALMALLAAGEKDSKAVERGIQWLADTQREDGTWDEPYFTGTGFPWDFSINYHLYRQVFPLTALGRYLHGDPFERGLLARRPLPEAKGS encoded by the coding sequence ATGACAGCGACGACCGACGGAAGCACCGGGGCGACTGTGCCGTCCCGCGCTGCCGCGGCCAGCGACACCACCCTCACCACCCCCGAGACGGCCGGGGTACAACAAGCCGCCGCACGCGCCGCACGGCGCGCCACCGACTTCCTGCTCGCCCGGCAGGACGCCCAGGGCTGGTGGAAGGGCGACCTGGAGACCAACGTCACCATGGACGCCGAGGACCTGCTCCTGCGCCAGTTCCTGGGGATCCGCGACGAGCGGACCACGCAGGCCGCCGCGAAGTTCATCCGCGGCGAGCAGCGCGAGGACGGCACCTGGGCCACCTTCTACGGCGGTCCGGGCGAGCTGTCCACCACCGTCGAGGCGTACGTCGCCCTGCGCCTGGCCGGCGACGCGCCGGACGCGCCGCACATGGCGAAGGCGTCCGCCTGGATCCGCGAGCGCGGCGGCATCGCCGCCTCCCGGGTCTTCACCCGGATCTGGCTCGCCCTGTTCGGCTGGTGGAAGTGGGAGGATCTGCCCGAACTCCCGCCGGAGCTCATCTACTTCCCCACCTGGTTCCCGCTCAACATCTACGACTTCGGCTGCTGGGCGCGGCAGACGATCGTGCCGCTGACCATCGTCTCCGCCAAGCGCCCGGTGCGCCCGGCGCCGTTCGCGCTGGACGAGCTGCACACCGACCCGGCGAACCCCAGCCCGCCGCAGCCGCTCGCCCCGGTGGCCAGCTGGGACGGGCTGTTCCAGCGGCTCGACAAGGTGGTCCGCGGCTACCGCAAGGTGGCCGTGCGCAGACTCCGCAGAGCGGCGATGAACTCCGCCGCCCGCTGGATCATCGAGCGCCAGGAGAACGACGGCTGCTGGGGCGGCATCCAGCCCCCGGCCGTCTACTCGATCATCGCCCTGCACCTGCTCGGCTACGACCTCCAGCATCCGGTGCTGCGCGAGGGCCTCGCCTCGCTGGACCGTTTCGCCGTCTGGCGCGAGGACGGCGCCCGGATGATCGAGGCCTGCCAGTCCCCGGTCTGGGACACCTGCCTCGCCACCATCGCGCTCGTCGACGCGGGGCTGCCCGCCGACCATCCGCAGCTGGTCAAGGCGGCCGACTGGATGCTCGGCGAGGAGATCGTCCGGCCCGGCGACTGGGCGGTGCGCCGCCCCCAGCTCCCGCCGGGCGGCTGGGCGTTCGAGTTCCACAACGACAACTACCCCGACATCGACGACACCGCGGAGGTCTCCCTCGCGCTGCGCCGGGTCAGGCACCACGACCCCGAGCGCGTGGACAAGGCCATCGGGCGGGCGGTGCGCTGGAACCTGGGCATGCAGTCGAAGAACGGCGCGTGGGGCGCCTTCGACGTCGACAACACCAGCCCGTTCCCCAACCGGCTGCCGTTCTGCGACTTCGGCGAGGTCATCGACCCGCCGTCCGCCGACGTCACCGCGCACGTGGTGGAGATGCTCGCCGCCGAGGGGCTCGCGCACGACCCGCGCACCCGGCGCGGCATCGACTGGCTGCTCGCCGAACAGGAGCCGGACGGCTCGTGGTTCGGGCGCTGGGGCGTCAACTACATCTACGGCACCGGCTCGGTGGTCCCCGCGCTGACCGCGGCCGGGCTGCCCGGCTCCCACCCGGCGATCCGGCGGGCCGTGGCCTGGCTGGAGAGGGTGCAGAACGACGACGGCGGCTGGGGGGAGGACCTGCGCTCCTACAAGTACGTCAAGGAGTGGAGCGGCCGGGGCGCCTCCACCGCCTCGCAGACCGCGTGGGCGCTGATGGCGCTGCTCGCGGCGGGGGAGAAGGACTCCAAGGCCGTCGAGCGCGGCATCCAGTGGCTGGCCGACACCCAGCGCGAGGACGGCACCTGGGACGAGCCGTACTTCACCGGCACCGGCTTCCCCTGGGACTTCTCCATCAACTACCACCTGTACCGGCAGGTCTTCCCGCTCACCGCGCTCGGCCGCTATCTGCACGGCGACCCCTTCGAACGCGGTCTGCTCGCCCGCAGGCCGCTGCCCGAGGCGAAGGGGAGCTGA
- the hpnC gene encoding squalene synthase HpnC yields MTATETAQDPERATLDKATSENFPVAPFFLPRAWRADLMAVYGFARLVDDIGDGDLAPGGADARLLGVSATEAEDRLVLLDAFEADLRRVFDGTPRHPLLRRLQPTVRRRSLTPEPFLGLIAANRQDQLVSRYETYDDLLAYCELSANPVGRLVLAVTGTSTPERVRLSDAVCTALQIVEHLQDVAEDLRRDRIYLPATDMKRFHVQESDLGAKTAGASVRALVAYEAQRARDLLSEGAPLVGSVHGRLKLLLAGFVAGGRAAIRAIAAADYDVLPGPPKPGKVQLLREAGVILRGEG; encoded by the coding sequence ATGACGGCGACCGAGACGGCGCAAGACCCGGAACGCGCCACCCTCGACAAGGCCACGAGCGAGAACTTTCCCGTGGCCCCGTTCTTCCTGCCCAGGGCCTGGCGTGCCGACCTCATGGCGGTCTACGGCTTCGCCCGCCTGGTCGACGACATCGGCGACGGCGACCTCGCCCCCGGCGGCGCCGACGCCCGTCTCCTTGGCGTGTCGGCCACCGAGGCCGAGGACCGCCTCGTCCTCCTCGACGCCTTCGAGGCCGACCTGCGCCGCGTCTTCGACGGCACCCCGCGCCATCCGCTGCTGCGCCGGCTCCAGCCCACCGTCCGCCGCCGCTCCCTCACCCCCGAGCCCTTCCTCGGCCTGATCGCCGCCAACCGCCAGGACCAGCTCGTCTCCCGCTACGAGACCTACGACGACCTCCTCGCGTACTGCGAACTGTCCGCCAACCCCGTCGGCCGCCTCGTCCTCGCCGTCACCGGGACCTCCACCCCCGAGCGGGTCCGGCTCTCCGACGCGGTCTGCACCGCGCTGCAGATCGTGGAGCACCTCCAGGACGTCGCCGAGGACCTCCGCCGGGACCGGATCTACCTCCCGGCCACGGACATGAAGCGCTTCCACGTCCAGGAATCCGATCTTGGCGCGAAAACCGCGGGCGCATCGGTGCGCGCCCTGGTTGCATACGAGGCACAACGCGCCCGTGATCTGCTGAGTGAAGGCGCCCCCCTGGTGGGTAGCGTCCACGGCAGGTTGAAGCTGCTGCTCGCAGGGTTCGTGGCGGGGGGAAGGGCGGCGATCCGCGCGATCGCCGCCGCCGATTACGACGTACTTCCCGGCCCGCCCAAGCCCGGCAAGGTCCAGTTGCTGCGTGAGGCGGGCGTGATCCTGCGAGGAGAGGGGTGA
- a CDS encoding phosphorylase family protein encodes MTPRPAPVPLLVACALGIEHLALRTGDRSGADGPVTFLRTGMGPRAAERSVVRRLADPALADAAVLATGFCAGLAPGMHPGDLVVAEQTRDPRGSVACVGTELLVKELVRILPGRTVHTGPLTGSDHVVRGHERSDLLATGAIAVDMESAATLLMAVRDGERPVAAVRVVVDAPEHELVRIGTVRGGISAFRVLRSVLPAFFEWHRSLPLPRR; translated from the coding sequence ATGACCCCCCGGCCCGCCCCCGTCCCGCTGCTGGTCGCCTGCGCGCTCGGCATCGAGCACCTCGCCCTGCGCACCGGGGACAGGAGCGGGGCGGACGGGCCGGTCACCTTCCTCCGTACGGGCATGGGCCCCCGGGCGGCGGAACGCTCCGTCGTCCGGCGGCTCGCGGACCCGGCGCTCGCCGACGCGGCCGTGCTGGCCACCGGTTTCTGCGCCGGGCTCGCGCCCGGCATGCATCCCGGCGACCTGGTGGTCGCCGAGCAGACCCGGGACCCGCGCGGCAGCGTCGCCTGCGTGGGCACCGAACTGCTGGTCAAGGAACTCGTGCGCATCCTGCCCGGACGCACGGTCCACACCGGCCCGCTGACCGGCTCCGATCACGTCGTGCGGGGCCACGAGCGGTCCGACCTGCTCGCGACCGGTGCGATCGCGGTCGACATGGAGTCGGCGGCCACGCTCCTGATGGCGGTCCGCGACGGGGAGCGCCCCGTCGCCGCCGTACGGGTGGTCGTGGACGCCCCCGAACACGAACTCGTCCGGATCGGCACCGTGCGCGGCGGTATATCGGCTTTCCGCGTTCTTCGTTCTGTTCTTCCCGCGTTTTTCGAATGGCACCGTTCTTTGCCGCTCCCCCGGAGGTGA
- a CDS encoding ABC transporter ATP-binding protein gives MAEQHTGERRPTVIADDLHIVYRVNGARTGKGSATAALSRIVGRGSDDAARGVRKVHAVRGVSFVAYRGEAIGLIGSNGSGKSTLLRAIAGLLPAERGKVYTDGQPSLLGVNAALMNDLTGERNVILGGLAMGMSREEIKERYQDIVDFSGINEKGDFITLPMRTYSSGMAARLRFSIAAAKDHDVLMIDEALATGDRKFQKRSEERIRELRKEAGTVFLVSHNNKSIRDTCNRVLWLERGELRMDGPTEEVLKEYEKFTGK, from the coding sequence GTGGCTGAGCAGCACACCGGGGAGCGCCGCCCCACCGTCATCGCGGACGACCTGCACATCGTCTACCGCGTCAACGGCGCCAGGACCGGGAAGGGCAGCGCGACGGCGGCCCTCAGCCGCATCGTCGGGCGGGGCTCCGACGACGCGGCGCGGGGGGTGCGCAAGGTGCACGCCGTGCGCGGCGTGTCCTTCGTCGCCTACCGCGGCGAGGCCATCGGCCTGATCGGCTCCAACGGCTCCGGCAAGTCCACGCTGCTGCGGGCCATCGCCGGCCTGCTCCCCGCCGAGCGGGGCAAGGTCTACACCGACGGCCAGCCCTCGCTGCTCGGTGTCAACGCGGCCCTGATGAACGACCTCACCGGTGAGCGCAACGTCATCCTGGGCGGGCTCGCCATGGGGATGTCCCGGGAGGAGATCAAGGAGCGCTACCAGGACATCGTGGACTTCTCGGGTATCAACGAGAAGGGCGACTTCATCACCCTGCCCATGCGTACGTACTCCTCCGGCATGGCCGCCCGGCTGCGGTTCTCCATCGCCGCCGCCAAGGACCACGACGTCCTCATGATCGACGAGGCGCTGGCCACCGGTGACCGCAAGTTCCAGAAGCGCTCGGAGGAACGCATCCGGGAACTGCGCAAGGAGGCCGGCACGGTCTTTCTGGTCAGCCACAACAACAAGTCCATCCGGGACACCTGCAACCGCGTCCTGTGGCTGGAGCGCGGCGAACTGCGGATGGACGGGCCGACCGAAGAGGTTCTGAAGGAGTACGAGAAGTTCACCGGCAAGTGA
- the hpnH gene encoding adenosyl-hopene transferase HpnH codes for MAMPLRQSIKVATYLAEQKLRRRDKFPLIVELEPLFACNLKCEGCGKIQHPAGVLKQRMPVAQAVGAVLESGAPMVSIAGGEPLMHPQIDEIVRQLVARRKYVFLCTNAMLLRKKIDQFKPSPYFAFAVHIDGLRERHDESVAKEGVFDEAVEAIKEAKRRGFRVTTNSTFFNTDTPQTVIEVLNFLNDDLKVDEMMISPAYAYEKAPDQEHFLGVEQTRELFKKAFAGGNRRRWRLNHSPLFLDFLEGKVDFPCTAWAIPNYSLFGWQRPCYLMSDGYVPTYRELVEDTDWDKYGRGKDPRCANCMAHCGYEPTAVLATMGSLKESLRAMRETVSGNRE; via the coding sequence ATGGCCATGCCGTTGCGCCAGTCCATCAAGGTCGCTACATACCTGGCCGAACAGAAGCTGCGCAGGCGGGACAAGTTTCCGCTCATCGTCGAGCTGGAGCCGCTCTTCGCCTGCAACCTCAAGTGCGAGGGCTGTGGCAAGATCCAGCACCCGGCGGGCGTGCTCAAGCAGCGCATGCCGGTCGCCCAGGCCGTGGGCGCGGTGCTGGAGTCGGGTGCGCCGATGGTCTCCATCGCCGGCGGCGAACCGTTGATGCACCCTCAGATCGACGAGATCGTGCGCCAGTTGGTGGCCAGGCGGAAGTACGTCTTCCTGTGCACCAACGCGATGCTGCTGCGCAAGAAGATCGACCAGTTCAAGCCCTCTCCCTACTTCGCCTTCGCCGTGCACATCGACGGGCTGCGCGAGCGGCACGACGAGTCCGTCGCCAAGGAGGGCGTGTTCGACGAGGCGGTGGAGGCCATCAAGGAGGCCAAGCGGCGCGGCTTCCGGGTGACCACCAACTCCACCTTCTTCAACACCGACACCCCGCAGACCGTCATCGAGGTGCTCAACTTCCTCAACGACGACCTGAAGGTCGACGAGATGATGATCTCGCCCGCCTACGCCTACGAGAAGGCTCCCGACCAGGAGCACTTCCTCGGTGTCGAGCAGACCCGCGAGCTGTTCAAGAAGGCCTTCGCGGGCGGCAACCGCAGGCGCTGGCGGCTCAACCACTCCCCGCTCTTCCTGGACTTCCTGGAGGGCAAGGTCGACTTCCCGTGCACCGCGTGGGCGATCCCGAACTACTCGCTCTTCGGCTGGCAGCGCCCCTGCTACCTGATGAGCGACGGGTACGTGCCGACGTACCGCGAACTCGTCGAGGACACCGACTGGGACAAGTACGGCCGCGGCAAGGACCCGCGCTGCGCCAACTGCATGGCGCACTGCGGCTACGAGCCCACCGCCGTCCTCGCCACGATGGGCTCGCTGAAGGAGTCGCTGCGGGCCATGCGCGAGACCGTCTCCGGGAACCGGGAGTGA